The following is a genomic window from Platichthys flesus chromosome 13, fPlaFle2.1, whole genome shotgun sequence.
TATACTTAGGGATCCACACATTGAAGGCTTCATTGCTCAGGCACGAAGGGACAAATCCAGCCTCCACAGGATCCGGCCCCTGAACTTGGACACAGCTTATTTTCCCGCTTTTTTGGAAGTTTCTCAACTTATATTGTCTTACACCGTTAAATCAGAGTTAATctattgtgtgttttgacacTGCTCAACAGAAAAATGACCctttaatgtcaaagtaaaaacagtTCTCTACAAAATGATCTAAAtatgtacatacatatacaaaatACTTGCCCTGAATACTGGAGCAGCAAGTTGGTTTATCATAAAGGTAGGCTACATATTTGTGACCAAGGGCTTACAGTTGGTTGTAGTATAAATACAAGTTTTGGCGATATAGTATAGTGTCAAAACTATTAGCACAGTTCTTCCTCACTGTTCTGGATAAGAGGTAGAACATGTAGTGAGGGGTTGTTCCTGTTCCAGCCTAGTGCCGGCAGCAGAGGGAGTCACTGCtgcataaatataatatatttgcTCACAGTTTAAGGACATGTGGTACTGTCCTCTTTCTATCCAGATTAGAAAAACTAGTTTAtccagtttttatttgtatatattaatCAATCTTCATTAAACCAAATATTTCAACTGGATAAATTATGGCACTTTATTACAGCCACCTGCTCAAATGACTGCAGTTTAGCTGCTCGCTGGTGCTGAAGTTTTTTCATGCGTCTCATTAGATTAATGTCACCGAAACAGCTGAGTGGCTGGCTCTGAGCATTTCGGTCCTCGTGCGAACTGTGCACCCGGGTGTTAACTGCAGATGGCAACAGGTAGAAGTGATCACGTGGACACTCCATGGCAGCTCCTGTGGCCTTGACGGAgctctgtctctgcagtgaaGCTCTGCACTAGGCGGCCCGGAGCAACACCGGGACACAGtgttcctcctccaccctgatgTCTCAGAATCAGGGCAACTTCAACATTTCTTAATTTCATTTACCTTAACCATATTATTATTTCGCATCCTTCATTAATAattaattctttatttatttatttattcatttctgcaGGAGTTGCAAGGAGTCCATATTGTTGACCGTTGTTCAGCCGTACCCAGTAAGTTTCCCCATCCTCTCTGAATAAAATGGAGTACATTACATTAGGGCTGTTTGGTGTGATTATCTGTTTTTCGGTGACTGTGTGAAAGCAAATCTTTAACCGTGCCATATGTTTGTGCTGGCACTGTATCAGTAATGCCGCAGCTGCGTGTCAGACCCAGGCAAACTCGAAGGGAATCCAAATCCACCGCAGTCTTTCACATGTCCGATCCTCGCAAAACCTCTGATAAACCTGACACATCCACATTTACTAAAGTCAGGGAGCACCAGATGGTGTCGAGCGAACTGCACCAGGAGCATATAATCGgcctttgtttacagtcacGTAATAAGTCAGTGGAAATTGAATTATGCTTGAATTCCCTCCAAAAATAGACCAAGGCGTTAGTGTGCGCTCGCAGAAAACAACACTGGCAGGGAACCAGAGAGACagtaattattataatattttatatcatGCAACATTAACACTAAAAATCGAATCTTATTAAATTGATTCCCCTGACATTTCATGTAAGCATGTCGTATGTGTCAGTATAGACTCTCATCATGGTGAGTCTCTTTATAAGCAGCTAAGgagaaacagtaaaaaaaagagtGTAATATTCCATAATACCCAGAGGACCAAGGAGGAATTATAATCCATCATGTAATTATTTCCATTCACCAGGTGTTTCTCTGCCGGCTCAATGAAACGGCCGCAGTGAGGGCGTTCTCTCTCACATGCCGACACACAGTGCCACTCCAATTACATCAGTGCAGAGTGGAGAAAAGGGCCGTCGTCATGTTTCAAGAGGGAAATGTCCTTGACTTTGTGTGTTAGCGATGAAACAAATACATGACTCATCTCTGAAAGGGCGGATTGTCCTTTACAtctctgtttcatttttttgtctctttttctgctTTCCCTCCAAAAGTCACCGAAATCAGCGTTCATCAGCGCAGCCAAAAAGGCCAAGTTAAAGACCAATCCTGTTAAAGTGCGCTTCGCTGAAGAGGTCATCATCAATGGCCAGGTCCCGGTAAGTCACGTTGGACACGGATTCATACTGTACATATCAAGGTTCTGCACaagacacaacaacagcagtAAGTCAACTCTTGAAGCACAGAACAAGTCAAAATAgctttgcatatatatatatatatttaatatctaagataaaacaaagaagaaaaaggcgCTTCTTCCTCATTTCCATTTTCATCATCCAGCACATGTCGGTAcaattgaaagtaaaaaaaaaagggggaaccTTTGACAGAGAGCTTCCCCAAATTTTGGATGTGTCACACATAGATTCCATTTCTGAGAATTTGTTTTCTCAGAAAGCATGCTTTATTTATCTGATGGTCAGGAAACCATCAGGCGAACATGCTCTCAGAAATGAGGACAGCATCAGTGATCATGACAAATGTTCTGTGgatgaaattgaataaaaaaaaaacaaaaccagtcacATGAACATTTAGAGAATTGGTTTAAAGTTAGCTAAGTTGCAGATGGTTAGCTTTGCACAAAAGTAGGAACCAGTAAGCTAGCTGGCTCTGtccaaatataaacaaattataGTTATTGCTaatcatataatatataattcatatttacagtttgGTCATGATTGTGAAACACAGCACATTATTTCATGAGCCTTAGAGGTGGATTGTGTTAGTATTGGAGCTAACAGTTTCCCTCTGTTCCCGGTCTTTATGATAAGCTGAGCTAAGCTAGTCATCTTATCTGTGGTCGTGAACCTTACATATGGTAATGGTAGCAATCGTGTGGTTTCCGTAATTATCTTTTAATCATCAATCCCAGTAAATCTATATATTTCACTTCTTTGCAAATCTTGTTATTGCCGATATTTTCCATTCCTGATGCATTTTATCTGCTGTTCGAAACAACCTTTGGCAAGAAAGTGATTTGTTGATCAAGTTATTCTCATTTCATCCTCAGGAAACGGTGAAGGACAACTCCCTTCTATTTATGCCAAATGTTCTGAAAGTGTACCTGGAGAATGGGCAGACTAAATCATTTAGATTTGACAGCAACACATCCATTAAGGTAGGTGCTCGAGGGGACCCTGCTTAGCGGTGAAATGCTGCTGCACAATCGGAAGTGATGTTCAGTTTAAATGTTGAACGTTATTCACAGCTGCTCTGTGCATTATAAAGTTTAAACTCCTCTCTTCACTGTGGCCTTCAGAACCAAACAGAATGCAGCTTAGTCACAGTAAACTGGAGCAGGGAGCTTTCACGTGGTTCTTTGCATTTCCCCATTTTCTCCACTGCAGTTTATAATCAAATGGAATGTTCAAGGAGGTTCtcgttgttgtgtgtgttcagtcatgACAATAACTCACGACTGTGGCTGTTAGCTGAGCTGGCTGCATGGCTCTCATGTTGTATTAACAATGACTTCATCCATGTGAAAGGACGTCATCTTGACCCTGCAAGAAAAGCTATCCATAAAGAGCATTGAGCACTTCTCTCTGATGCTGGAGCACAGAGCTGATGGATCTGCCAGCAAACTCATGCTCCTGCATGAGCAGGAGATGCTAATTCAGGTGAGACTCTATCGTATAATCAAGTATTTGTACTAATGCTACTGGGTATTGCACGGTGATGCTGTGGTTAGCACTGCATCTCATCAAGAGGGTTCTGGGTTGATACCTGATGACTGGGGTCTGTaagtgtggagtttgcatgttgtccccatgtttgtgtgttttttctggctTCCTCCAACAGACTGTAGTATGCAGAATTGGGTTAGTTTATTTGGAGATTTTGTGCGAATGTGGATGTGAAAAGTTGTTTGTCTCTAAATCTTGGCCCTACAATTCGCTGGCAATCTGTCCAGGGTGTATCCTCCCTCTCGCATTGgtattggctccagctccccgcAACCTTCATAGGATAAGTgctatggatggatggatggatggatgagtggatggatggattccAACTGTCCTGTACTGTACAGTTCAGTATATGAACAAAGTCGCCTTGACTTTTTTGGCACGCTTTTGATAAACTATCGTTTACATTCTTGCAAAGATTTCAGTAATTTCCTTTTAATTGTCTGTTGATTAAATAGATTAAGGCAGAAGATATTATTTCAGCTTGTAGCAGAGCATAGGTGCATAAACTCCAGGGGAGACAATGCAAACAGCTAAGAAAACAATTTGTGCTTTGGATTAAAGCAACACATTGAGGAGCAGAGCTCACTGCAGCCACAGGTggtaattcattattttatcctGCAAGTCATAGCAATATGATcgtttttatattcataaataaaggaaattaaTCTATTGAAGGTAGTGCTGACCTCACTGAAGATGGCATATACTTTGGAAAGAGTTGtcgcaaaaacaaacaagctatAAATTTAGAGTTTTCTTggtgaataaattaataaaaggtTTAAGGGCTGGTTTTAATAGACTTGTATCTACACTGCAGCAATACTAATGAACTTGCTGCTGGGCATGATTCCAGTAGATTCACCTGCCATACCCCCACACCAAAGTTAGATGATACAGGCATTTAAAGCACAGAGAATGcaagaaagagacacaggtCTCCCAATTAGAAACTATGTGAAGCTGTAATTTGGGGCTAAAGAAGTGGCGAGTCACGGTCCAGTTTCATATTTAACGTATATCAAATGAACATGTTATCCAATGTCCCTGTTTTGGGCTTTTTTACTAAGATCCTCATTAAAGTCAATACGACTTTATTCTAAAGATCCTTTGGATCAAGTTCAAGCATGTTCATCTGAATAAGtgtaaaaacagaaattatAATAAGGAAATGGAAAGATATGTAAGAACTTGTGAATAAACCATTCGCGGACACACACTCCATGACTAATAACACCCTCCTTATCTCCGACTCGTACTCCAGGTGACACAGAGGCCAGGCTCCCACAagatgaagtgtttttttcGAATCACATTCGTCCCAAAGGATcctctggagctgctgaggagagACGCGGTCGCATTTGAGTACCTCTACGTTCAGGTGAATATTAAGTCAATGGCCTCAGTTAACACACGGTTGTTGTCGGTGTGGGGTTGTTTTGTATGTAACATctgcctgctctctctctctgtctctctatctctggcTCCTCTAGAGCTGTAATGATGTGGTATTGGAGAGATTCGGGTCAGAGCTGAAATACGACACGGCCCTCCGTCTGGCTGCCCTGCAAATGTACATTCTAACCATCAATACCAAGCAGTCCCAGAAAGTTTCCCTGAAGTACATAGAGTAAGTGGATTGAATTTCACACTTCAAGCTCGTTTGAGTCAGTCTTATGTCTCCTATCCTCAGAGACATTTTGTTTGTAACGATTTTTTCCTGCTGTGGGTACTCATCCAGAAGGTTGTTATTCAATATCAGCATAATGCTCTTGATGGTATTGTTCTGCTGCAATGCCAAAAGGTAGATACCTGCCGGCTTATTATTAATTCTGATTGTAGCCTGCCAGTAGATCAATAGTCCACCTGTAGAAGGACAGATTAATTCGGCAGTCAAAATGATGACTTGACGTTTTCAATGCGAAccttatttaatattttggaTTTTGCGTCTGCAGAAAGGAGTGGGGTCTGGCGTTGTTCCTGCCTCCCGCGGTGCTGTCTAgcatgaaagagaagaacatcAAAAAAGCGCTCACTCACATCCTCAAAACCAACCAGAACCTGGTGCCGCCTGGCAAAAAGGTAAAGTCTCTATATGTATCTCACACGATCCATCCATCACCCTGTTTGCTCTGCACCACATCTGAAAGGACTCTTGACCACCACCTAGTGGAGGATGGCATTTCAAAAATACTGGTGCTGCGTGGTGGCTTGAACAATCAACTCAGAAGGATGTTTCTGCTGTGAATGGCTGTTTGGAATGATTTAATCTTGTATCTTTTCCTacgcatttctttttttccagctgaCTGCCTTGCAGGCGAAGGTCCATTATCTGAAGTATCTCAGTGACTTGAGGCTATATGGAGGACGGGTGTTTAAATCAACACTAATTGTGAGTCAAACCATCTTGCGGCCTGCAGCGAGTGTgttaaacaaaactaaaattgTCAGGTCACTGCTCTTCGCATTCATGCAGAAAGGGATGTGTGCACTGACCTTCTctcgctgttttttttttaacagcaagGCGAGAAGCACACAGAAGTGACACTGCTGGTGGGGCCCAAGTATGGTATCAGTCATGTGATTAACACCAAAACAAACTTGGTGGCTCTTCTGGCGGATTTCAGTCACGTGAATCGCATTGAGATGTACACAGAGGATGACCGCAGGGTTCGAGTGGAACTACATGTCATGGACGTAAAGGTTAACAAACACtattccattacattacatgtcatttagctgacgcttttatccaaagcgacttacatttttagaacactcagcatttatgaggggccatttaggggttcagtatcttaccaaggacacttaggcatgcagatgggatagagtgggattcgaaccggcaaccttcttgttgcagagcacccgctctatcccctaggccacgcgctccccctctccctcgctctttgTGAACATTTTCTATGGATTTtgcacaaacaatacaaagtcTGTTCAGTAGACATTATCAACTCTATCAACTCACTCTCCCATTATCTTGCACTCATTTTCCTCTGCTTATCTGCCTTTTTCCACAGCCCATCACTCTCTTAATGGAGGCTGTTGATGCAATGAATCTGGCTTGTTTGACTGCTGGCTACTACAGATTGCTGGTGGACTCCCGACGCTCAATCTTTAACATGGCCAAGAATACGGACAGCGTGGAAACAAGTATGACTGCAACGATTCGCAAGATGACTCATCAGAGCAATGTGGTTTTTAAATAGACCTGTGTCATTTTTTGCTTCCTCTTTGCAGGCCATGCAGCGAGAGTAAAGCAGAACTATCAGGCCATCGAGTGCACTTACAGCACACCCCACAAAGCCTATGAGGACAGAAATAACCAGAGGTGCAGCCACGAGTATTCTGACCAAGAGTGCGAGTACCTTGACCATGGGAGATGTGAAATGCAACCAGTCTACATCACGGAGATACACCAGGCCCAGCACTCAATGCACATGGCAGAGAGAGCGGAGTGCTGCAGAATCCCGTGCTCCCAAACGTACCTCAACATCCCCAGGCCCAAATCCCAAGACTCTTCCAGGAGCGCAAAGGTCTCCTTCATATTTGGAGATCCTCCTTTAGACAGTGTGAACCCCCAAAATCTGGGCTACCAGAGACTGATGGATGAGGGCCCAGAGATGCTGGACAATCACAGCCACATGTACAGGCGTCTCGAGGAGGACTATAGGATGATGGATGCCATAGAAGATGGGGACGGGTATCAGTACACCACCAAAATCTTCAGTCCCACTGAGTGCATCGAGGAGCCGCTGCTGCACGACATCTGCTACGCAGAGACAACAGATGAtgcagaggatgaggatgagatCAGCTGTGAGGAGGACATGTTGATGACCGACATAGACAAGCCTATGTTACTGTCACTCTCGGGGTCCAGCGATGACATCATTGACTtgacctccctccctcccccacctgAGGGCAATGACGAGGAGAACAATGACGTGCTGCTGCACTCTCTTAACCTGGCCATTGCTGCTCCTCCACCCGGCTTCAGGGACAgctctgatgaggaggagcagcagggagcCGGGACTCACGCCCAGGGCGGCCGAAACGACATCCCAGTGTCCCTCATAGATTCGATGCCCACCCACGGAGCCGAGGGCCCCGGACAGCCTCTGGACAGTGCTGTGGTGTCCACTTTACAGGCGCTCGAAGCCCTCGCTGCATCCGAGGAACCAAGTCCAGCACAGTCAGAGAGTAGCACAGGTTCTTCTTTCACTATTGTAACGTTCATTCATTAACACCACGCATGTTCCAGCcattcattttgattttgtCGTTGTTacgttttttttcaataaagcCCATTTTGTTCGATGTTTCCATTTGTGCGtgtattatttcattaattgtGATCATGCAGACAGCTGTGTTCGTTACAGTATCATTCATTTTTGTTgaaatttgttgttttgtgaaacctttttgtttgttttctgcacaGGGTCAGATGTTTGTTACTAGTATAGAACATTTTGCTAGTACTGTACCATTTTCGTAACATTTCTCTGTAGAAATTTCAAGTAGAATGTGATTGAAAAGTGAATCACAGGCCTCTTTATTACTTTCATTGTTATCATAAAGGAACAGATTTACTCTTGTTCTCACTACATGCTAATTCACAGTGTCATTACCATCTCTCCATAGTCTGTGATATTTTCCATTTGCCTCAGAGGGGGTTGTTAAtgctgtttttgtatttctgtggcACGCAGGTGTTGAAATATCACGAGCATTTAGTCCCGATTCCTCAGATTCTGGCAACGAGACCAACTCCTCTGAGATGACAGAAAGCTCCGAGCTGGCCAGCGCTCAGAGGCACATGGAGAGCCACCTGAGGATGCATGTCGCCACCACAGAAGGCTACCGCGCCATAGGTGAGGAGAAGGTGGAAGCGACGGCACAGAGCGATGGCAGAACAGGAGCCTTGCAGTACAATCCCCAGGAGCATCAGGAGGACGAGGCAAAGTCTTCTGCCGTTGCCTCCTCCCAGATATTTCACTCAGATGGTGGGGAGATGGAGCCAGAGACGATGGAGATCAAATCTGTTAGTGAATACTTCACTAAGCTGCACATGGGCTCACTAATGAGCAGCCAGAGGGgaaa
Proteins encoded in this region:
- the frmpd4 gene encoding FERM and PDZ domain-containing protein 4 — encoded protein: MDVFSFVKMPKLSGNRTRSSGWPPPSGTWSSSQGPPNGWDMGANREGRDCYINHISHSSSLEEIRLDGDKFVPPAPRKVEMRRDPVLGFGFVAGSEKPVVVRSVTPGGPSEGKLIPGDEIIMINDEPVSSAPRERVIDLVRSCKESILLTVVQPYPSPKSAFISAAKKAKLKTNPVKVRFAEEVIINGQVPETVKDNSLLFMPNVLKVYLENGQTKSFRFDSNTSIKDVILTLQEKLSIKSIEHFSLMLEHRADGSASKLMLLHEQEMLIQVTQRPGSHKMKCFFRITFVPKDPLELLRRDAVAFEYLYVQSCNDVVLERFGSELKYDTALRLAALQMYILTINTKQSQKVSLKYIEKEWGLALFLPPAVLSSMKEKNIKKALTHILKTNQNLVPPGKKLTALQAKVHYLKYLSDLRLYGGRVFKSTLIQGEKHTEVTLLVGPKYGISHVINTKTNLVALLADFSHVNRIEMYTEDDRRVRVELHVMDVKPITLLMEAVDAMNLACLTAGYYRLLVDSRRSIFNMAKNTDSVETSHAARVKQNYQAIECTYSTPHKAYEDRNNQRCSHEYSDQECEYLDHGRCEMQPVYITEIHQAQHSMHMAERAECCRIPCSQTYLNIPRPKSQDSSRSAKVSFIFGDPPLDSVNPQNLGYQRLMDEGPEMLDNHSHMYRRLEEDYRMMDAIEDGDGYQYTTKIFSPTECIEEPLLHDICYAETTDDAEDEDEISCEEDMLMTDIDKPMLLSLSGSSDDIIDLTSLPPPPEGNDEENNDVLLHSLNLAIAAPPPGFRDSSDEEEQQGAGTHAQGGRNDIPVSLIDSMPTHGAEGPGQPLDSAVVSTLQALEALAASEEPSPAQSESSTGVEISRAFSPDSSDSGNETNSSEMTESSELASAQRHMESHLRMHVATTEGYRAIGEEKVEATAQSDGRTGALQYNPQEHQEDEAKSSAVASSQIFHSDGGEMEPETMEIKSVSEYFTKLHMGSLMSSQRGKQREAESRVEGDACESPDRVHSAKEELTHLVGKYNAFTVRDSYYMNQLDLGRTHFKDRHQMSPECVSDSQASLVDRLTVKGEKQDSVEKSQKICAHPRSPSRGPVSVEGNATSQDIEQQKFKIPASEQEATRLYEYHMSKRVSSIQSEGIHSLQSSQCSSIDAGCSTGSSSCATPMDSPLCATDNMHVLSESSLKGLSYVAAEEKAHGPPGQGKAGHPMDPTLLRKIHAATSAEPGFTIARDGSHRMPKIKETTACTQLKKAGEESSLALCNETRTTANTMSPSSLQSSTEPSQLTRASPEPDSYALASPSGGSSCDPAAGSLRKPRRVRMLRRSWSTLMPGSRGLEALIEKTKATLTGKSGGQNFQSQDNPKVQRIFAAKTLPKSLSQGSIATSNSSGKGLQRGASPLQPESTAQRLEAGSWRCRGPFSRCFLRRKTDSDSEGRKMPSDAPCSASSVSFIGQGNTKRKADRKAEKSDKATAANDMSLKARLARVNSMKGKTYSLHTGFALARKDALDMISVLRSGVGHLSRGERPVVNKADMETFSQLLTVQATVLGGACSQMSVEYGSPEELLLTLTHSFHTLCCLTQACMSLVEGMSTKRERREVVAKVDEVVMNYVYLLRAAEAASGGSPSDQSVNALTHHSASMSAIINALIHSLNTQLNK